tgcacgtaagtgtttttacagatgagcaaGAAATTGTGCGTTCCgaattgtccaattaaataaTGTGCTTATGTGTTCAAAAAACCTCAAGTATGAAACATGTTTTTACCTCTCTATTATATTTGAATGCCATGGTTTGGTTCGATAAGGAGTTCATAATGGTTTTAATAAGAAACAAGACCATTGGGTGGCTTACAATTAAAAAGTGATTACAGCCTCAAACCTCAGGATTAGGTAAGTGAGGGGTTTGAACTTGAAGTTGGAGGCTGTATTATAGAgactaatttttaaaagatatcattttgaaattattagGAAATGAATCTTTGAGAATTTTTGTGTTGGTATAGGTTGGTATTACACATGTCACAATCTATAAAAACTTAGGTATATTAatccaaaaaaattctgatacaatttttttcaggatagtgttaagaggggggggggggagggggtgtgtgTACTtgcgtttaaaattttctggcGATATTTGGAGGGTACACATGATTTCTGAGACGGTATAGTTGGACTTTTATGTAATGTAATCATTTTACCTCTAGGTGAATAGTGGAATACGTAAAATGTACCCTTCATCTCGCTTTAATGCAGTACTTAAGTAACTTATAAACAAGCGCCTGCAGATCGCACGATGTGTGGTAGTTTTGCCTCTTTTGTGACAGTGCCAACGGATGATATTaattcttaaattattttttatttacttgaaGTAAGATAGACACACCGAcctacaattttttacttgctTTCCAATGCACGAAGTCTTAGCTTTCTGCAAATTAGGTCGATTATAAATGATCCGAATGAAACTCAAAAACTTTGTTTGCGTAGGATTCTATATGTACTTAGAAAATGTTAGGTGCCATTTCTGGAACTATTCATtgaagcccaattcacactatcaaaattttcattcggCATGCTTGAACCAAAAGTTAGAcgctaaaaaatttgattcaattaatgCTGCAGTGTGATATCGTCATCAGCCTGCGGTTCGAAAAGGTACCAGCTTTGGCTCATGTCGGTCGGAGGATTTTGTTCCAACTttttgaatgtgacgtcacattcaaatttccattcaatttttcattaaattgtcATTTTCTCTCGTCAGTATTACACGAGccaacttttcatttgacaaGTTGCATACTAGagttggatgaaaagtttgatagagTAAATTGGGCTGAATGAAGAAATGATTTTGAGTGAAGTGAGTCTAAAGGAGAAACATGTAGATACTTACtaccaaaattgaattttccagcTCAATTCACATTATTTTTGACATCAACTTGATATTAGTAAATTGTTAGTTATGGGTTTCCATGAAATTATTGGTCTTTAAAACTGTTCACTTGTCTTGGAATTGCAAAATACCACATGTCACTTTTTCAACAGCGAGTACAATGATTTGTTTAGTGCTAACtttggataaaaataaaatatttaaaataatagGTAACTTGCTTCATCctggcatttaaaaaaaatattttaacctTTATAAAGTattgaattagaaaaaagaGCACGATGGATGTTTCAATACAGGCAGCAAGCTTGAAGAACGCATTCTAGagaactggaaaaagaaaaaaatgggaattGGATGATCATATTGGTTTTAGTGTTCTGCCTTTCCCAGCTTTCATGTGCCTAAAAATTGGGGGACCAGGCCATCGTGGTGCCTAAAACATGTAATTAATGCACTCTGTCCTTTTTTCCATCTCGCGACCGTGAAGCATCGGTAGCACTCTTGACGCATCACAATCACAGCAAGATATGCTGTCAAACTCGTTTTGAAAACATAATTTCTTAACAATGTTGAGAAGTTTTGGTATCagaactttatgttttttgtgtGCTCTGCATGGTAAGTAAGATGAATTCAATTAACCACCAGCAAAATGTGACATGATTTTTACATCATCCTGTCGCGCTTGGCCTGTGGTATATCATATTTCCTCACTTGTGCTTTCTTTAAAACATCATGCGTATTGATACATATCgacagcgtaagtccgcaatcacatatcttgttcgcggtgtctgaaaatcttcgcctctatttacttttttaaggaCAACAAGTTGACATCATTCCTggcagtttttgcagaattttcttcgcaaagagaagaaaaatcacagcagttttaaagaattgccattgagtagttttccgtttaaaaaataaagtatggcagaaagtctgcgacgtcacaatccaagttacgtgattgccaacttacactgtcgatacgcaaaaagttaatttggctcctgaaaaattgtagatggttcctaaaattttaggaagaaggcagaacactgataAAGTTAAAGGTAAATTGCTGGCTGAATCATTCTTTTAACTTTTACTAAATTTACCTATTTTCAGAAAACTCCATCCCTCTCACTTGATTGTAAGGTACTCATTTCTAAGGTgagtgatgaaaaatatgtatattttttgggAATCGTCAAGTGAACTCCTTCATCAATGATTgcaagcaaaaaatttcaaactcaagaaagtaaaaagaagaagGTATATTAAAACAGAAATTTACAAAACTTCTTTTGAGTCAGTAACTTTAAATGAATTATTGACAATAAGAAACTTATCATAGGTACTTAAAATGATTGCAAACTTACAAAAGGATGAAAAATTCAACTTCATAATTAATCCACAAAGGATATGAGGGCTATAGAATTTTTCACCTCACTTGTTTTATACCTTTGCCACCTGCCTAGTTTTGGTTCTTGTCCTACGGCTGCAATGAGACAACTTTGATCACTAGAATAACAAAGTGAattaatgaatccattaatagGAATGGACTTTATATTGACTAATGAACAAAACCCATCACACCTCCAGACTCTCACAAATCCATCATTGGATCCAGAACAAACCAGGTTTTGGTTAGACACTGTGCATAGACTGTAAATCCAGTTCGGCTCACCATTGGAAACGTCAATGCCGTGAGCATTTTCTACAGTGTGCCTaggttttttctttgaaattcccCACAAGCATATGATTCCATCATCCCCTGCTGAGACAAAAATTTGATTGGTTAATCTTCTAACTAAATCAATGTTTCGTTTGTGACCTGCGTAGATCAGTTGAGATTCTTCATCTATCTTCCACAGCCGCACAGTGTTGTCTGAACCGCCCGAAGTTATCACTCTATCTTTACTCATAATGTCAACGTCTGTAATACCTGTCTGGTGTCCATGTAATGTCTCGATGAAACACAGATCTGTGAGGTTCCACACATTCACTGTTCTGTCACTAGAGCCACTGTAAAGCTGATTGGTTTCCGAACAAAATGCAACACCTGTCACTGCAGCCTTGTGACCTTTAAAATTACTTAAGTGCACGAGGGTTTCAGGATTCCACAAGTTCAAGGTGCCTGAAGCATCTCCAGAGGCTAGAAATTTATTGTCCGGAGCAACGGCGAGGCAATAAATGATGGCACTGTGAGCATGTTTCTGATGGGCACTGTGTTTGGATTTGTGTTTGGACAGAATACTACCGACTTTTAATTTACTAGTCAAGCACCATTTCACGATATTGCAGTCTTTAGAGGCGGAGAAAAGAAATTTTCCATCAGGGGATAAAGCTAAGCACGTAATGGGAAGTTTATGTTCCTTGCACTTGAGGTAAACAACTTCACGGTCGGAATTCATTTGGATTTCAGAATCTTCGGAATCGCGGACAACCATActgtaattttacaaaattcattgaaataatACGATCAGAAAGGGTAGGGTGAGAGAGTCACGAGAATGAAATGCGAATtggaaataaaagaaatttcacCTCACGTGTTGTACGATTTGAATCAAAACAGTTTGCACTCGAAATGAGGTTAGAAATTCGTGGACACTGCGAGTAAGCAAGTCAACGTGACGTCATTCGGGCAAGTAAATTTCATTCGTAGCGAATCGAGTTTGCGTCATCACGACACGAACCCGTCTTGCATTCTTCCACTGTCATTTACAAAAAAAGCGTAACACGTTGTGGTGGTGGATGACAATCTTTGTCTTTCTTACTGcatctttgaaaattgaaggcgtttcgtcAACCAAGTGGACAGCAGAGATacgaaatgaaatttcattttgctgagacattttctcaatgaaatttcatggtatgaaattcagtgaacttttgcATCTCTCGTGGACAGAGGAAATGCAAAACCTAATAGGCGCtgtcacgaaaaaaaaaaaaaaaaattcaagataaaaaGACATTCTTTAATGGCAGAGAACATTGTGCTCAGTCTCAGCAACACCTGATGATCGGCCACCTGGTTTTGAAGTCCCGCTCTTCCTTGGATTAATCGTCTTCATTGAATTAAGAACTAACTGTTAATATATGAGGTTGGAATGGGCAGAAAAAAAGGGTAATTTCATGGCAAAGATAGCCTCCAGAAAACTGTTTCCATCTTTCTCTCGCGCCAAGACTCTGTTGTGAggcattgaaaaaattcaggTAGAAATGTGACGAGGACAGATTATCGTAGGTGAGAGGTAAAAGAAGTAGTGAAATGTACAGAACAAATCTTATTACACGTCTTGGATATATTCCCGTAAAAGGCAACCATTTAATATTTGAtatccaaccccccccccccccccaaaaaaaaaaaaactctggcgcaacaatttgttcaaaattaacCGAAAGctgatcaacatttttttttttttcaaagttcataATAGTCATACCTACGTCAAGTTGAGTGGATGGTTTCAAGCTCTCAAAAATATGATTGAAAATTGCGGAGTTAAATTTGTCCCACTCAAAAACATTTCCGTCTCGTCTAAAACGCTTAATTTCCATCTTTCtaagcaaaaaattattttaagaaatgcTTACCTAATTAAGTAAAGGTACAGAAGTATGCCCAGATTTTCAGAGCAGACAACCGAGGTAATTACTTAAGAACGGTAATTATCGGAGCGGAGAAGAAtacctccaattttttattttgtgtttcaaAGCTTTGCAGGTGAGATTGTTTAAATAAGTTTAAACTTACAAAATAGGGATATCATTCGATGAAAATTTGCCAGAGGAGGTACCTGAAACCCTCCTTTGCACCTAGATAATTTCCCCACCAAAATACATTATTGGGGAGGGGGAACAATTCTACTTGCCTTGGGGTGACAAAAAGTAGAATCCAGGATATGGGTTGAGGCTCAAACCTTGGGGCCAGACACGGAAACGACACctaattttgataaattgatagcACAGTTTGATCTCCGAAAAAATCTTGGACCCGTTTAAAACTGAACTTTTTGGGCGGTGTGGAAGCATTCTTGCTCCGCTCGCTGTTTTCCCACTTTTATTATTTCACAAGATAAATCTTTTTCATACGATCTCATCATCGATAACTCTCTTTGAAGTGCGGAATCTTGTCAATGCGAAAAATCAATACCCCCTATAGACTGACCTGGGTCAGTCTAGGGGGTATTGGAAAAATGCTTATTCCGTGTTTTTGAATTTGGCGGGGAATATTTGAAAAGAGCATCCTACCAATGATACCAAATCAGCCAAAACAAAACTAAGCAAATAGCTCCACGACGGAACTAGAAAACACATCGATATAGAGaagaatgacaaaaaattatctATAAGTATGTCGTTAGTTCAAGAGAATGTCATATTTACgaacaaaaatgttttataaTCCGGAGTTACTATTTTATTAGCAAAGTGTAAAAAATATCTTACGTGCTAGGGTTGGTACTATGGCATCCCTAACGGATCAGCTGTACTTGCGACGctatcgaaaatcgatcttCCCATGATTTCGATACAAACGATTATTTTGTTGCATTGCTTTAGTGGAAGCCATATTGACGATCTCGTCAGGTCATACACATTTGCCATCCGTGTAAAATCTAAGTGCAGTGAATCAGTAGTTTCACATTGTTACTGCTTTTCTTTCGTCGTTTTGCTAACTACCATTTGCATTTTCACCGTCCGCTAGCTCAGTGCGAAGTTCTTCAGGTCGCGCGATCGTTTCACTTCCATTCCTCAGTAGAACGTCACTAGGCGAAAATGGCCTGCGCCACACTCAAAAGATCGCTAGATTTTGATCCTGTCCATCATCAAAGGCCTACGAAACGGCAGAGATGCGTACCAATGTGTGTTTCACCGTCAAGCTCTCCTCCTACGACCTCTCAGGAATGCAGATCCTCGCCCTTCGGcgaagtgagcccaaaattgaCCCCAGGTTTGTACCTACTCACAATGGCCCTTTGGTGTGATCACTCATTTATCTAGATGGAGACCTTATGATGCATTTGCTTGCCTCTTCCCATCTAAATGTCTAGtcatattattttctttctattgcTCTCCTCGTATCTGAACATAAACTGTAAAGTTCCACACTTTCACCACTTTCCGCCGTTTcagctcaaatttttcaagcgcTGGAACAGGCCAAGAAGGGGCGTTTAATTTACCCTTCATATAATCGCACTTGAGGCCTTTCCTCTTTCTCTCAACCTCTTAACCAACACTACTAGTTCCTTGTATAGAAGGGTCGCTCTCTTGCTGATCATTTAATTCACCTAGTTTCTGATCTGCGCACCCCTGTGCTTAGGACGTTTGTCAGCGGAACGAAACTTAGCTCTCATCTATTGCACATCTCAAAGGCCCAGTTTTAGTGCTGAAGgcaattgtttttgttttactttagACTAGCATGGTAGCCCAACAATCGGCATACCGCCTCCGTCAACCTAACCTTGTGCAAGTTACGGAGTACCCAATCAGTACATGACTTGCACATAAGCCATTCTTGTCTCCCTTTGTCTTTTATGTCTTTGTGCTGGAATGAAGCATTAATTGCTCAGTGTATGAGCTACCACTCAATGAAGAAAAGTTGCATAATCAAATCTAGTGGAGACATCTTGTGTTTCCTGTTGCACTATGGGGTGTTGGATCataattttgcctgaaaaaagAGGTTTTACGCAACTTTACCTTTTTATAAGTTTCTAGAGGATTCTTGTCCGATTTACTCTCCTAAACTTAGTTTCAATTTTCCGACAACATGCTGGTTTGCTGTGTCACTTAGAGacctttcatcattttttatttaaaaattttgccttatattcatgaactcaacccTCATCTCCCTGTGAACTATCCTTCTTTTATCAGTAGGTAGTGCCcacaccaaataagtttacgcactgtAAGTGTGCAGCTTAAGAAAGGCCATTTTGATTCTAGCATTTGctttcaatgctaaactgaAGATGTATAATCTTGCGGTGCTTTGGAGAATATCTCCCACACTATGCCACATCTCTGGATAAAATTTAAACATGTCCTGATGCAAATTACCAACAAGAATGTGACAGTATCTAGTTTTTTGCAACCCCAAAGTTGGCTTTTAAGCACTTCCTTCAATAGAGATGTTTCTTCAAATTAGAAATCCTTTTGCCAACCGTTATGTTCGAGGTGTTTCAGTAGTGTCCTGCAATCCTTTCAGATCTGAATTTCAATCATAAAATGATTTTACAGGCTGAACTGTTCAGTCTTGTGGTCAAGAAGTTTTTGCACTTTTGTCTAGTTTTATAGTTGCATTAAGATTGAAGTCTTTTCACAGTGTAAGGTGCCATATCACCAAAtacttttgtttgttttaaaatgtatttaaggGCCATGTAATCATTTCCTAATGATTTATATTGAttccattcattttttcatcacaGAAATCATGGCTGCTCGTGTTCGAGAAGAAATCCGTAGATTACATCGCAGAAAACAGTTGCACTTTAACCCAAATCACGACTCCAACAGTAACGACTCCACAGATTGTGTAACAGATGCACCTGGATCGCCGAGTAGTTCTTTTGCTACTGCTCAAGCTACATCACACCCTGACAAACCTCTATTTACGCTTTCACAGGTACTGTCCTCtgttttttacacttttttatgTGTACTTATATGAATATATAgaatttcctctttaaaattttcaccaaattttatGGGATGGTTGATCAAGGCTAACTAAAATCCAAATGATTGTAATTTTAGGCTTCCTGGATAATTAGTGCCACCCGCAAGGAGGCGGCTCTTATTGTCTACCTCGGAGtttgatgaaattttagaaGGTCGTAATCTGTAGGGTGCTATGACATGTTGCACAACCATTCCCACTATGGGACTCAAGAAGAACCacagtgaatttttaaaaactgcgaACTTCCAGCAAGCGTACGGTTCACGCTCAGAAGCCAAGCACACACTACCCACGTTGAT
This window of the Bemisia tabaci chromosome 3, PGI_BMITA_v3 genome carries:
- the U3-55K gene encoding U3 small nucleolar RNA-interacting protein 2, whose amino-acid sequence is MVVRDSEDSEIQMNSDREVVYLKCKEHKLPITCLALSPDGKFLFSASKDCNIVKWCLTSKLKVGSILSKHKSKHSAHQKHAHSAIIYCLAVAPDNKFLASGDASGTLNLWNPETLVHLSNFKGHKAAVTGVAFCSETNQLYSGSSDRTVNVWNLTDLCFIETLHGHQTGITDVDIMSKDRVITSGGSDNTVRLWKIDEESQLIYAGHKRNIDLVRRLTNQIFVSAGDDGIICLWGISKKKPRHTVENAHGIDVSNGEPNWIYSLCTVSNQNLVCSGSNDGFVRVWRCDGFCSLVNIKSIPINGFINSLCYSSDQSCLIAAVGQEPKLGRWQRYKTSEVKNSIALISFVD
- the LOC109043396 gene encoding akirin, translating into MACATLKRSLDFDPVHHQRPTKRQRCVPMCVSPSSSPPTTSQECRSSPFGEVSPKLTPEIMAARVREEIRRLHRRKQLHFNPNHDSNSNDSTDCVTDAPGSPSSSFATAQATSHPDKPLFTLSQVGLICERMIQDREIQIREEYDRILYQKLSEQYEAFVKFSNDQLQRRFEVAAAPSYLS